The genomic region TTCGACGTGGGGCCGGACCACGTTCGCATCGGCTTGGTCCAGTACAGCACAACGCCACGCACCGAGTTCCTGCTCAACTCCTATCAGAACAAGGACGACATACTCGAGTACATCAGCAAATTACCTTACATGGGGGGCGGCACCCAGACAGGGCAGGGCCTGGACTTCATGATGAGAGAGCACTTCACGGACAAAGCTGGGAGCCGGGCGAACCAGAAGGTGCCGCAGATCGCTGTGGTGATCACTGATGGCAAATCACAAGACAACGTGGAGTCCCACGCCCAAGATCTGAAGCGCAAGGGAATTGTTTTATATGCGATCGGTATCAAAGAAGCAGACGAAGAGCAGCTGAAGGAGATAGCGAGTGAGCCGCACAGCCAGCACGTCTACAGCGTGTCGGACTTCACTGCTCTGCAGGAGATTTCTCAGAGCATTGTCCAGACGCTGTGCACGACCGTGGAAGAAGCCAAACGACAGCTCCTGCAGTTGTCTGAAGGTAAAACCCGTCGCAGCGACCTGCAGGCGGCGATGTGCTGAtttgagtttttgtttttaagcagATGTCAGAGCATTTACTCTGCCTCGATAATTTAAATGGTGGAGGAAATAAAACGAAAACCAAGGATTTGAATATTGACAGAACACAATCTAGCAGCTTTGCTGGAGCTTCCAATCATATCATGTAGTCCCTGAGTCTGGACCATTACTTAATTCAATGTTCAATACTTCGTTATTGTTGCTTTTATGGTTTTCACTGATGCAGTCAACAAGGTGTTCATTCCtctactttgtgtgttttccctgcATTTATAATATTCGAAGGtgcttttgttattttgtcCATAATCCTACACACAACTGATCCATTCTTATTTAGAGCTGATCCTCCAACCAGTTGACTCACAGGTGCATTAACATCGTCTTTCCAGTGAAGGTTTGTAGTGACATAGACTTACAGGACATCTTCTAATGTCCCAGGCACACAGACACGTTCCTGACCTTGTTGCTCCATGTTCtaactttcttcttcctcctgtgcAGACTGTGTCAAAGCTACTGTGGCCGACATCGTCTTCCTCGTCGACGGATCCTCCAGCATCGGCAAAACTCAATTTAAGGAAGCTCAGCGGTTTCTTCACAGTGTTGTTGAAGGCCTGGACATTGGCCCTGACAAAGTTCGGGTTGGCTTGGCACAGTACAATGAAGAACAGCACCCGGAGTTCTTGCTGAAGGATCACAAGGACAAGCAATCCCTGCTTGAGGCAATAGACTCATTTCCCTACCGAGAAGGCAGCACTTACACCGGGAAGGCCATCGACTTCCTCCGGGAGACGTACTTCACACGAGAGGCCGGGAGACAAGCCGACCAACGAGTGCCTCGGATCGCTGTGATCATAACAGATGGCGACTCCTCAGATGATGTGAAAGCTCCGGCAAAGAAGCTGCGGGATGAAGGAGTTATTGTGTTTGCCATCGGGGTGGGACAGGCCAACCTAGAGGAGCTTGGGTCCATCGCCAGCAGACCTCTAGAACGCTTCCGACTCACCATCGATAGTTACGAAGTTCTCAAGACGCACAGAGAGGGACTACTGCGAACTGTTTGTGTCTCCATGGAGGATCAGAGACAAGGTGAGGCAAAGAACTATGAGACACATCTTCAGCAGTAATGTAAAGACTTTAAGAACAACTACACACCAGCTGAATTAGCTGGTGTGTAGTTCTTACTGGAGGTGGTGTAAGGACACCATCACTGGGCTCATCAACATGTGTTGTCTCAGATACTTCAGTCAGGATACTTACATGATGATGTGTGAAATCAGTGGAGCGGGTTAGGGTCTGTCCAGTAATTGTGTTAATATAATGAAGATCTGACTGCTTGTTTTATCTCAAGCTACCAAATGACAAGGAATTAgatagaaatgtgtttttcctgtgaGCCTGCAGATGGTTCTGTAGTGATTCATGTTTCACTCTCTGGTTCCAGTGATGTGAGAGGTTAGCCAGCAATAATGCAGAGTTGGCCAAAATATGCAGCATTAAGAGTGAGAGAGGTTGTTTTTGGAAATGGAGACAAATGGTATTGAACTTGCTGTTAATGAAAAGCGTGGGAACAGAAAGGATTGATCCCCGTGCTACATCCACAGTTTTAATCCAGTGAAAGAAAACTACCTGATTCTGAGAAAATGttggtttattttctaaaacacaaaagtcagttttgtttagtttgttaatttgaaGTTCACCAGCCTTTGTGACTTTTAACAAAAAGTATATTTCTCTCACCGATAACTGCTGGAGGTCATCCATTAGAGTTCGTGAAATTATAAGAACATTGGAACGTCTCCTTATTTTCAGGCATAAATGATGAGTTTATTTAAGATTCCGTAGGATTGTGAAGTATTGTGTTGTATTAAGAGATACTGAAGTTTATCATTTCTAAAAGCTTGTATTTTTCTCATGACTgtctctgttggtttgtttcctTTCAGCTTTGGCAGAAaggttttcagacattttcttccTGGTGGACAGCGGCGTGAGTGGACCAGAGTTCCAGCAGGTCAGGACCAACCTCATCAAACTGGTCACTCAATTTAACGTAGGAGCATCTTCCCACCGTATTGGCTTGGCTCAGTATGCTGAAAATACCTCGGTACAATTTCATCTCAACAAGTTCCAAACCAGAAGGGAGACCCTGGACGCTGTTCGGAGTTTCCGGAAGAATCCAGTGAAGCCGAACACGCCGCGTAACCTGGGCGGCGCCCTGCAGTTCGCAAGCAAACACTTTTTCACCCATGAAAGCGGAGGCCGTGCAGACCAGGGGTACCGACAGTTTCTGGTTGTCCTGAGTGGGAAGGATTCAGATGATCCTGTGTATAAGGGCTCTCGTGAAATCAAAGCAGAAGGAGTTACTGTGATCGGGGTGAACCTCAAAGCATCCTCAGACATGGGTTTCATATCCACGGCATCTTATGCCTACGATTCTATCGCCGATGCTGTTTCTGTACTGAAAACTCTTTCTGAAATACAGTACCAGGAAGCAGCTACTACTGAAGGTGAGTGGCTCTtatatttaaaatcaatcaCTTAGTTTTTTTACAACATTATGTTCTGTCACTCACTTTTGAATCTTGCCTTTGGAAAAGTCTCAGATACGAAGGTTGTTACTTACTCATGAATAAGTTTGATTCATATGTGCGACTGTAGCTCAACCTGATGAATCACAAGATCCAACGTGGACCTGAGATCTGAAATCATCCTATTCATGTTTTGCTGCAAAAGCTCACACAGTAACTTCTGGGTTAGCATCTCAGGACCATATCTCCAATGTATTATCTGCAACTCTTTCATCTACTGCTGGAAACCAGCGTGAACAACCTGCCTGAGGCATCAAGCGTCTTCTGTTCGCCTGGTGCTAGAACCAACATCCCTCAGACTCGCTCCTGTTGATCACTTTCAAGTCAAAgtttataaatcaaacaaatctgCCATGCAAATCTTTGTTCAGCGTAAAGTTTTAAGGTGTTTAAGTCCGTCCGATGATTTTGGGCTGAAATTTTGTCGTCTCACTGGAAATACTTAAAATCTATTTAACAAATGTCTCATAGCTTGAATACTGTCCTGAAAGCTGCCGGACGACAGTACATGTTACTGTTTGTAGAACAGTATTTCATATTTGATGAATATTAATTGTTGAGTGGCTCACAAATGAATTGTCATTGATTACTGAATGGTCGTTCACTCTGTTCACAGATTGCCAAGCAGCCACATTGGCTGACATCGTGTTCATTGTTGATGATTCCTCAAACATTGGACCTGACAACTTCAGACGTGTGCGTGACTTCCTGCACTCGACCGTGAGCGGCTTTGACGTCGCTCCAGACAAAGTCCGAGTCGGCATCGTGATGAACAGCGACGTGCCCAGCGCACAGGTCTACCTGAACACCTTCGATACCAGGAAGGACCTGCTGAACTTCATCAGGATTCTTCCTTACCATGAAGGGGACACTCACACTGGAGCGGCACTGAATTTCACCCGAGAGAATCTTTTCATCAAGGCAAACGGAGGCCGGCGGCAGAGGGGCGTTCGGCGGGTGGCGGTCGTGATCACGCTCGCTGACTCCAAGGACGAtgtgagcagagcagcagctctacTCCGTCGGGATGACGTCACTGTTTACTCTGTTGGAGTTCAGAATGCCAACGAGAGCCAGCTGGTAGAGATGGCGTCTCATCCCGCCTCCAAGCATATTTTTACCGTGGACAGTTTTGCCAAACTGAAATCTCAAGAGCAGAACCTGCAGAAATTCCTTTGCTTAAACATTCTGCATGAATCGTTCTCAGTCGAGACGAGAAGAACCGGAATCAAACAAGGTCTGTCTGCACCAGTGTGTTTTCAATAGTTCACTTTGTTTACTTGAAAATCAACAGTATATACAAATGTAAATCAATTGTTAGTCTCATTAAAGCATCCAAGATtaacattacattaatataaagGGATTATCTACTGGATGCATTTGGAAAAGAACTCACACTATGTTGCTTTTCCTTTCCAGGGTGCGTTCAAACAGATGAAGCAGATATCTTCTTCCTGATTGATCACTCAGGAAGTATTTACCCCTCAGACTTCAGTGACATGAAGAAGTTCATCATAGAGTTTCTCAACACATTCCGCATTGGCAAAGATCATGTGCGTGTTGGAGTTGTAAAATATGCAGATTCACCAGAGTTAGAATTTGATCTGGATAAATACGAGGATGCCATGAAATTGGAGAAAGCGgtggaggaaataaaacaagtaGGAGgcgggacagagacaggaaaagCATTGAAATTCATGAGCCCACTTTTTGAAAAAGCGTCTCGCTCCCGAGGACACAAAGCCCAGGAGTACCTGGTGGTCATCACTGATGGAAAATCTGCTGATGACGTAAAGGTTCCTGCAGAAAAGCTGAAGGCTCAGGGCGTCATCATCTATGCCATCGGGGTGAAGAAGGCAAATGAAACGGAGCTGCTTCAGATTGCCAGTGACCGACAGAAGAAGTTCTTTGTTAAAAACTTTGAAGCCCTAAAGCTAATCAaggatgacatcatcacagacATATGTTCTACAGAAGGTGAGGAACCATGTAGAGTTTAAAATACAAGAGCGACACACTCCAGCAACATCTGCTCACCTGCCTCTACCTGCAGAACTTATGCTCTTTACTCATTTGTTCTCCAGATCAGCTCAAATCAGTGACTCTAATCtgactcctccctctctctctattcaATGAGTGTCACATTCGTAGTAAAGTAAATGATGTGGCTGGTGTGTGTTGCTCTTTAATTATTCCTGAAAGGATTCTGTTATTACGTTTCCATTTTAGCTTCCATGAGACCCTTGAAAATAGCAAAATAAGAAGACCACACTAACAtgtctgtgtcctctgtccacAGTTTGCAAAGACAGACCAAGCGACCTCATctttttgattgacagctcatggAGCATCAATGAACTAGACTTTGTTAAAATGAAGGAATTCATGAAGTCTGTCATCAACAAGACCGCCGTCGGGCAGAATGATGTGCATGTCGGTGTCATGCAGTTCAGCTCAACTCCACAACTTGAGTTCCAGCTCAACAAATTCTTCACCAAAGAGGACATGTCCAAAGAAATTGATAATATGGTTCAGATGAAAAAACGCACCCACACGGGTGAAGCCATCACAGTCGTGTCGCAGTATTTCGATGTAAGCAGTGGAGGGCGTCCCGACTTGAGGCAGACGCTGGTGGTGGTAACAGATGGTGAAGCCCAAGATGGTGTCAAAGGACCCGCGGAGGCTCTGAGAGCCAAGGGAGTGGTGATCTACGCCATTGGAGTTATGGAAGCTAACACCACCCAACTGCTGGAGATCAGCGGGTCGCCAGAGAAGATGTATGCTCAGCGGAACTTTGACGCCTTGAAGGACTTGGAGAACCAGCTGGTTTTGGAGATGTGTGAACCAGAGAGAGGTGAGAGTAAGACTTTGTAGGCCCTCTCAGGGAGGCTGTCTTCGGGGTTGCCTACACAATATTagcactgtcacctcacagcaagaaggttcttaTTTTGAACAAGTACTCCAGCTTCTTCCCGTAGTCCAGAGACCTGCAGCTTGGGGTTAGGTTAGTTGGAGACTTTAATGTGGTTTGGATTTTGAACATGGGGGGTTGTTTGTCGTTATGTGGCGGGTTAGGGTCAGCCCTCATGCCCTCGTCAAACAATAagaatgatggatggatggaaagtcCAGAAACTTAAAGTCATTAGAAGTTTTGGCTTTAGCTCAGACCAACAGGTTCCTCTCCTGTGAACCAAGCCCCGGTGACTCTGGGATCGAGAGTTAGCAGTTTGCTAGCTAACAACACAGAACATTCAAACAAGATAGCATTCTATTTTTTGGACTGGGGGTAAGATGGTAAACAACTTTAGGAAGTGctctcttaatttttttttttttaagattattttttggcattttatgcttttattgatagttttagagacagagttgaaatggggcagagaggggagtgacatgcagagaacgaccgcgggctggaatcgaacccgggtccgctgctggccgaggcccatgggggggacgccctaccaaccgagctaagggcgcccccagGAAGTGCTCTCTTAATTTACTGATTTATTATAATGTAAATGCAtttattgtttcattgtttttcctCTGACTCCAGTAACTCGTTGTTGTGTTTCCAGATTGTAAGAAGACATCACAGGCTGATATTATTTTCCTGGTGGATGGTTCCAGAAGCATCTACCCGCCTGACTTTGAAACCATGCAGAGGTTTATGCAGTCAGTGGTGAATCTAACCACAGTTGGTAAAGACCTGACTCGCTTCGGGGTCATTATGTTCTCCAACGACCCCGAATCCATTTTTACTCTGAAACAGTACAGCTCCAAGCAAGAGGTTCGTAAGGCGATCTCAGCCCTGACTCGCCCGGACGGAGAGACCTACACTGGAAAAGCCTTAGCATATTCATTACCGTTCTTTGAAGCTGTTAATGGAGGTCGAGCCGCACTCCGGGTGCCTCAGATTCTAATGGTGATCACAGATGGCGAGGCTACTGACCCTGCAAATCTGGCTGCACCATCCGAGGCACTGCGAGAGAAAGGAATCCGCATCTTCAGTGTCGGAGTTGGAAAAGCGAACGTGACTGAGCTAGAGATCATGGCTGGTGACAAATCCAGAGTTTTCTATGTGGACAAATTCGAGGCCTTGGAAACTCTGTACAAGAATATTTCTGGAGTTCTCTGCGTTGACACCAAGCCAGGTAAGAGGTAGAAGTGGTGCCTTGGTGCACAGTAAATATTGAAAGTTAACCAAGTCTCTTAAACTCAGTTATAAATTGACATTTCAGAGAATTAACCCAAGCCACTCAAAGAGCAGCTCCTCAGTTAATCCACTCAGAATGTATCTAGACAGCAGCATGAAGTGCACTCTTATCAGTACTGTGgacatttctctcttttcttttgcaGTTTGTGAAAAGCAGCAGGCCGACCTGGTCTTCGTACTCGATCAGTCTGAATCCATCTTGGAGGACGAATACTCCCTCTTGAAGAATTTCACAGCTGAGATAGTGAAGAGCTTCAACGTCAGTAAAGATTTGGTGCACGTTGGACTAGGACGGTTCAACCACGAATTTACGCATGAGTTTTACCTCAACGATTTCTACTCGGAACAAGCAGTGACCAGGCACATCATGGAAATGAAGCAGATCAAGGGAGGAACTAAGATTGGAATGGCCTTGAAGTCCAGCAAGGAATATTTTAAGGCCTCACGGGGAAGCCGTGTATCTGAAGGGATCTCCCAGAATCTGGTGCTGATCACAGATGGCGATTCACAGGATTCGGTGGCAGAAGCAGCCGAGGAGCTCCGGGTTCTGGGGATTGAGGTCTTCGTCATCGGCATCGGAAAGATCAATCACCAGCAGCTCCTGAGTATAACTGACTCAAAGAAGGTCTTTATTGTGGAGAACTTCAATAGCTTGGAAAAGATCAAGCAAAAGGTGACGGAGCGCATCTGCGAACCCACAATTCAAGAACCTGAAGGTAAAGTGTGACTCAGTCAATGTGTCTTTCTTCCGTATGTCTACGACCCTCCAAGCTGAAGACATTTGTCCCTTTCTCTTCAGGCTGCACCATCGATGTCGCCATGGGATTTGATATTTCTAGAAACAGAAATCCTGGGGACACGCTGATCAGCGGCCACCCCAAGCTCGAGAAGTTCTTACCAGTCATCGCCACTTACGTTTCCTCAGTAAAAGACATCTGCTGCGTCAACCCCTCAACTGTTAGGACCAGCATCGGCTTCCGGTTGGTGAGTCCGGATGGACGCACCCTGGACGACACCGGCTTCGAGCTCCACAGTCAAGACGTAGTGGACAAAGTCAAGAGCCTGACGTTTGCCGAACCAACTAAATTCAACACTGCCCTCCTGAAATCCTTCAAGGAGAAGTTCCAGGGGTCCAATGCTGGAGTGAAGGTGAGTCTCAAAAAGCACTGGGACATTTTGACATCCCTGTCGAACACATTATCTTGGAACTTGGAGTTCCTGTGCTCACATGGAGCTGCGCCGCACTGGCCTGAGTCTGTTCAGTTAGCATTTGTGGTTTCAGAACATATCTTAAGATAAAAACTATAGACTGTCAATAAAGACGGACGATGTGACAGCTCACCCAACCTGCTTCCGCCATGTAAGTGCATAAGACCGAACCCTGTTTATATAAATGGAGACTCCACTTCTCACCTGATATAAAACCTCAGTAAAGGAGATTTTCTGTGATAAAAACAAAGTCTGACGCTGATCAGGAGAAAGTCTAGTTTGTGACTGGTTCAGATGTTCTTCACgtcctgtttcctgctgcagtgAACAGAACACAGCTCAGTCAGATGGTGAAATATCCACAGAGATTTCATTTGCCTGCAATAAATCAGATTTCTAAGTTAAGAAAATGACTCTTAATGGATTTTCAAGTATTTCCATGTGGCTGTGGAAACTCTCAATGCGTCTTTCTTCGGTGTCAAACCACAAATCTGGCACCGATGTAGGATTAATGAAATCACATGACTGTTCACCAAGTGCCagctgaggagcagaagaagaagaaaacctgAAGCTCTGACTTTCGTTTGTCACAGAATCAACAGGTTTTATCCTGAGATCCAGTAAAGTCGATATATTTAGACTTTATACTATTTACGTGAGTTGAGGGATTATTGaacgttaacattatataacagtGTCACAACCATTTGAAGAACCTAAGCTGATGAGACAGTAGAGATAACAGCAGAGTGTCATGTGACCTTCCTCCTCAGGTGCTGGTGATCTTCTCAGACGGACTTGATGAAGACGTGATGACGCTGAAGAAAGAAGCCGAGCAGCTGAGACTGTCTGGTAGAAACCCAAACAGGACTTTGATTCAGCAGAGCCGTTAGAAACGTTATTTAATTATCATTCATGCCATCGACGTCTTcctctgcgtttgtttgtcgGCAGGCGTCAACGCCCTGCTGACCGTGGCCCTGGAGGGAGCCGGGGACTCCGCCCAGCTGCAGAAGGTGGAGTTCGGGCGAGGCTTCGGTTACAAGCTCCCGCTGAGCATCGGCATGTCGAGTGTGGGCAGCAGCGTCCTCAAGCAGATTGTAAGTGAAGGCAGagatcaacttcctgtttgtgttattCAAGAGAATCAACACTTTATTCTATAATAATAACTTGAAATACAAGAAGATTTATTTTCCGAGTTGAATGAGATAAAGTTTCACCGGAGAGCAGAGCACTTCCTGTGAACAGGAGCTTTGAGTACGGATTCACCAAACTGAAAACCCTGTTGTCTCGTGTCCAACGTGTCCTCTCTGCAGGACACCGTGTCCAACAAGGAGTGCTGCGGCCTCTTGTGCAAATGTTCGGGAAATGAAGGCATCCGTGGCTCGTGGGGGCCCCCGGGGTCAAAGGTGACCAGAATATACAAACCTTTCAAGTTTAAACATGATGTCTAAACAATGTGTCCCGGTTCAACAGTAACGCTCCACATGGCTTTGGTTCCCAGCATTCCAAGGTCAATGTTAAATTTATACTTCCACAGAGGTCAAAGTGTCGGAGCTGGAGCAAGTCCTCAGGTCACTTAGTGCGAAAAGTGGAGTAAGGTCAGAATCTGTGATGAACGTCAATAGAATTATAAAATCTCATATTTCATTAATGACTTTACATTCGAGAAATGACAGCAAcgaaaaaacagcagcagagaaaaagtTGCGTTCAGATAAACCTG from Pleuronectes platessa chromosome 10, fPlePla1.1, whole genome shotgun sequence harbors:
- the col6a4a gene encoding collagen alpha-6(VI) chain; protein product: MSVGLVWSAAESEDAERDTGREKPESQSVNMEGRRVLLGLVLAACFCGSSAQRTVCTQEAVADIIFMVDGSWSIGTLNFEQIRQFLFTLVDSFDVGPDHVRIGLVQYSTTPRTEFLLNSYQNKDDILEYISKLPYMGGGTQTGQGLDFMMREHFTDKAGSRANQKVPQIAVVITDGKSQDNVESHAQDLKRKGIVLYAIGIKEADEEQLKEIASEPHSQHVYSVSDFTALQEISQSIVQTLCTTVEEAKRQLLQLSEDCVKATVADIVFLVDGSSSIGKTQFKEAQRFLHSVVEGLDIGPDKVRVGLAQYNEEQHPEFLLKDHKDKQSLLEAIDSFPYREGSTYTGKAIDFLRETYFTREAGRQADQRVPRIAVIITDGDSSDDVKAPAKKLRDEGVIVFAIGVGQANLEELGSIASRPLERFRLTIDSYEVLKTHREGLLRTVCVSMEDQRQALAERFSDIFFLVDSGVSGPEFQQVRTNLIKLVTQFNVGASSHRIGLAQYAENTSVQFHLNKFQTRRETLDAVRSFRKNPVKPNTPRNLGGALQFASKHFFTHESGGRADQGYRQFLVVLSGKDSDDPVYKGSREIKAEGVTVIGVNLKASSDMGFISTASYAYDSIADAVSVLKTLSEIQYQEAATTEDCQAATLADIVFIVDDSSNIGPDNFRRVRDFLHSTVSGFDVAPDKVRVGIVMNSDVPSAQVYLNTFDTRKDLLNFIRILPYHEGDTHTGAALNFTRENLFIKANGGRRQRGVRRVAVVITLADSKDDVSRAAALLRRDDVTVYSVGVQNANESQLVEMASHPASKHIFTVDSFAKLKSQEQNLQKFLCLNILHESFSVETRRTGIKQGCVQTDEADIFFLIDHSGSIYPSDFSDMKKFIIEFLNTFRIGKDHVRVGVVKYADSPELEFDLDKYEDAMKLEKAVEEIKQVGGGTETGKALKFMSPLFEKASRSRGHKAQEYLVVITDGKSADDVKVPAEKLKAQGVIIYAIGVKKANETELLQIASDRQKKFFVKNFEALKLIKDDIITDICSTEVCKDRPSDLIFLIDSSWSINELDFVKMKEFMKSVINKTAVGQNDVHVGVMQFSSTPQLEFQLNKFFTKEDMSKEIDNMVQMKKRTHTGEAITVVSQYFDVSSGGRPDLRQTLVVVTDGEAQDGVKGPAEALRAKGVVIYAIGVMEANTTQLLEISGSPEKMYAQRNFDALKDLENQLVLEMCEPERDCKKTSQADIIFLVDGSRSIYPPDFETMQRFMQSVVNLTTVGKDLTRFGVIMFSNDPESIFTLKQYSSKQEVRKAISALTRPDGETYTGKALAYSLPFFEAVNGGRAALRVPQILMVITDGEATDPANLAAPSEALREKGIRIFSVGVGKANVTELEIMAGDKSRVFYVDKFEALETLYKNISGVLCVDTKPVCEKQQADLVFVLDQSESILEDEYSLLKNFTAEIVKSFNVSKDLVHVGLGRFNHEFTHEFYLNDFYSEQAVTRHIMEMKQIKGGTKIGMALKSSKEYFKASRGSRVSEGISQNLVLITDGDSQDSVAEAAEELRVLGIEVFVIGIGKINHQQLLSITDSKKVFIVENFNSLEKIKQKVTERICEPTIQEPEGCTIDVAMGFDISRNRNPGDTLISGHPKLEKFLPVIATYVSSVKDICCVNPSTVRTSIGFRLVSPDGRTLDDTGFELHSQDVVDKVKSLTFAEPTKFNTALLKSFKEKFQGSNAGVKVLVIFSDGLDEDVMTLKKEAEQLRLSGVNALLTVALEGAGDSAQLQKVEFGRGFGYKLPLSIGMSSVGSSVLKQIDTVSNKECCGLLCKCSGNEGIRGSWGPPGSKGASGQKGYLGFPGEEGGAGERGRPGPSGPQGLEGCSGLRGPKGFRGIRGNRGEDGEDGLDGVNGEQGVTGNSGGLGDRGHLGNPGIPGIRGEAGLKGQRGLRGDPGEPGADNTTPGPRGESGNPGSPGPAGLDGRVGGGGGLGNPGPNGRRGPLGEKGASGRPGDAGVPGSPGASGKQGPRGVRGQPGPRGGPGLPGPQGGPGAAGAPGSVGQRGANGQKGQPGDSGVPGVSGSQGPRGMPGQDGRDGHGPPGLRGVKGDPGFPGYPGLLGEEGLQGPEGSPGPKGNRGRGGNSGRPGGSGGTGEPGYSGHRGQRGLPGGKGMTECQLVTYIRDNCACSFDRSQCPAYPTELVFGLDMSEDVTPASFERQRAALLSLLEDVAVSESNCPTGARVAVVGYSAYTKYLIRFQDYRRKKQLLDSVRNIALERTSNKRHLGAAMRFVGQNVFKRVRAGMMMRKVAVFLSGGRTQDVDNIVTAVMEYRALNIVPAVISLENAPAIGRALEVDDSGNSIFSVLGRDMAADLRKVKNCAICYDPCSRAAECTSVQEPLPPQEVDADLVLLLDSSREMQADEYTGAQQLLGSVVEQLAVSSQPRRAGKQARVAVVQQSGTQAPKVEFGLQAYQNHSVMRTHLIQSMQQQGGSSALGQTLEFSLTELLLKAPQPRRRRVLLVVVGTRTAESDRAKLQYISQKAKCEGVAVFVATVGDRYSRAQVEALASPPLQQHLIHLGRPMADEQGYAQRFFRVFLCALTKGLNSYPPPSSRQRCDQLKGQAGGQGPAGGQVFISGQEQGAWPEEEEFADEAKEKFQETRRRTQSGQLDVSDRGRWFSVCVVNVCVLLSARCRLDADAGSQCDDFVRVWFFDRLLAACSPFWFGGCGGNANRFNTENECLQTCSTDNPSVLTPPQLNSFVSTDACFLGQNPGSCQDYTMMWFFDTEQNECSRFWFGGCGGNENRFKTQDECENLCLTKSR